The genome window ATTTCAATCTTATAAGTAGATGGAGAAAGGTTAAGACTTTTGTTGCTTATCTATATGCATATGCTATTGGTTATAGCTTTTTTAGAAAAAGTAAACTATGGAGGTAATTTCTCACCCGACGTATAATGAAAAATATTAATAATTGTAATAAGTCGGGGAAATTTAATAAAAATCATGAGATTCTTTACTCCGCTCAGAATGACAGCATTGATTTTTTGAAACAGTCTCAGATATCTATAATGACTTTTAACTATCAGATCCTTCGGACTTATATCATCGGGAGTATGATAAAAACAATAATGCTATGATTCTAAAGGTACAATGAAAAATCTACACCTTTTTTACAAAAAAGAAACATATGATTCTTTGCAACGTTCGGATTTAAAAAATGGCATTATTCTAAAACCGACCTTAATATATTCTTAAAATTTTAGCAACAAAAAATAGGTTATACTGTTAAATGGTTTTATGGAGATTTGTCATATTTAGAAAGATTATAGCATGATATAATAATATAATAATATTCGAATATTTGAATAATCTATATAATAGAGGTAAGTTATGAAGAAGAAGATTGTTTTGGCAACGCTAACTGCTATTTCTCTTAGCTATGCTAAGGACTTGACGCTACAAGAAGCTATAGAAACAGGATTAAAAAATAACTATGAAGTAAAAGCAACAGAAAATCTTTTAAAGTCTAAAGAATATCAGTATGAATCTGCCAAAGGAATGAGATTTCCAAGTTTAACATTTTCAGAGATGTTTATGAGAACAAACGAGCCGGGCTTTGCAATGTGGAACACTATGAGCCAAAAGAAGCTTGATTTTATGACCTCTTCAAAATTTGTTGATATGACAGCTATGAATTTAATGTTTCCTCAACCGTTGTTTTCTAAACCATCGTATCCGGAAGTAAACGCATGGAAAACAAAATTTGAACTTCAACTTCCAATATACACAGGTGGAAAATTATCATCTGGTATAGATATGCAGAAAAGAGATTATGAAGCAACAAAAAAGGATTTAGTAAGAGCAAAAGAAAAGGCTATCTATGACATATCAAAAGCTTACTATGGAGCTTTACTTGCTAAAGAAGCAATTGACCTTGCAAATCAGGCATATAAAGATGCTGAAAAGCATTACAACACAGCTGTTAGCATGGTAAAAAATGGTTTTGCTATACCGGCAGATGAATTGAGAGCAAAAGTTTATCTGTCTGATATGAAGTCAAAGATAAAAGAAGCAGAAAATAATTACTTAGTAGCAAAAAGAGCACTACTTTTAGCAATGGGCTTGGATAAAGTAGACCCATCAGAAATAGATGTGGTAGGGCATCTTCAATGTGAAACTATAAATGGTTCGGTGGAGGATTATCAAAACTATGCGCTATCTCACAGGTCAGACCTTATCGCTGTCAGAGAAAAAGTTAAAATTGCAGAAAAGATGATAGAGTTTAATAAAGCTGATATGCTTCCAACGATTGGAGCGTTTGCATCT of Sulfurihydrogenibium sp. contains these proteins:
- a CDS encoding TolC family protein; amino-acid sequence: MKKKIVLATLTAISLSYAKDLTLQEAIETGLKNNYEVKATENLLKSKEYQYESAKGMRFPSLTFSEMFMRTNEPGFAMWNTMSQKKLDFMTSSKFVDMTAMNLMFPQPLFSKPSYPEVNAWKTKFELQLPIYTGGKLSSGIDMQKRDYEATKKDLVRAKEKAIYDISKAYYGALLAKEAIDLANQAYKDAEKHYNTAVSMVKNGFAIPADELRAKVYLSDMKSKIKEAENNYLVAKRALLLAMGLDKVDPSEIDVVGHLQCETINGSVEDYQNYALSHRSDLIAVREKVKIAEKMIEFNKADMLPTIGAFASYELNDGKWMLGNEGKWWMAGVALNWKIFDGFQSFNKYKSAKETYNQYKQQEKGFEEFIKFSVYKAYKENQTEQEKLKTAEENLKYAQEILKITEVRYKNQLASMIDLLDTQTMYDKIKFDKAQAEYNCQLSVLELKYQTGKLIEENQKRGE